The genomic segment GACGTGTACGCCGACGGGCTGATGAGCTACGGGCCCACCCGCAACAAGATCGACGCGCTCGTCGGCGCCCGTATCCGCCGGCTGCTCCACCTGGACCTGGTGCCGGGCCTGCGACCGCTGCTGCTCACCGAGTTCGGCGTCGAACAGCGGATCATCCCCACCGCTGCCTTCACCTCCGTACTCGCCGAGGTGACCGCCGCCGTGGACGACGACGTGCTGGGCGTAAGCGCCTCCCGCGCCTCCACCGGTGCGGCCTCCTCCGGTACCGCTTCCGGCGGGAGGGCCGGGGCGGCCGACGCGCCGGCCCTGCTGCTGGGGCAGTACCTCTCCGCGCTCGGCATCCTCACCGCCGAGGAGGAGGAACGGCTCCATGTGCGGATGCTGCGCGGGGTCGCCGCGCTCGGCCACCACCACGTCGTCTTCAAACCGCACCCCACCGCGCCCGCACGCTGGTCGCGGATGCTGGAGAAGGAAGCCGGTGAACTCGGTCTCGAACTCACCGTCCTGGACACCCCGGTGCTCGCCGAGGTGCTCTACGAGCGCATGCGGCCCGCGCTCGTCGTCGGCTGCTTCTCCACCGCGCTGCTGACGGCCGCCGCCTTCTACCGGCTGCCGGTCGCCCGTACGGGGACGGAACTTCTGCTGGAGCGGCTCAGCCCGTACCAGAACAGCAACCGGGTGCCCGTCACCATCGTCGACGCCCTTCTGCCCGACCTGGACGCCGACAGCGCCGTACTCCGCGGTGCCACCACGCCCGCGCTGCTGCGCTCGGGCGAACAACTGACCGATCTGGTCACGGCCGTCGGCTACGCCATGCAGGCACAGCTCCATCCCGGGCTGAGGCCGGCGGCGGAACGCTATCTCCGCGACCACCTGGACGGTTACACCTGGCGTTACTTCAAGCGCCGCCGCCTGACCTCGCTCGGACTGCCCGGCGCGGTCCCGTCCCAGCTCGCCTTCCTGCCGCGCAACCCGGCGGTCCGGCGGGCCGTCCGGCGGGCGCGCACGGTGCAGCGCCGGATCGCCCGCAAGCGAGGCGGAACCCGGTGACGGGGTTCCCATGACGGGCGCCGGCAGCGACACCGTGCGGACGGCGCCGCCGCTGACCGGGGCATCATCCGCGGCGGCGGTGCCGAATGCGCCGGGCGAGTCCGACGTGAGGTCCGACGCCCCGAGCACGCCGGCCGGGCCGGGCACGTCGGACGCCTCCTCCCGTGCGGCCGCGCTGCCCGGCGCGGGGCCGGAGAGCGGCGGGGCCGGCGCACGCGGACGGCCGCAGCCCCGGCTGCGCGCCCTGGACGGACTGCGGCTCGTCGCCGCCCTGATGGTCGCCTGCTACCACTACGGCGGACGGGACGGCGACATCGGCCGGGCCTGGGGCACCTCACCCGCCGACCAATTCCCCACCGCCTCACAGGGCTTCGCGTACGGCAGTCTGGGCGTGCAGATCTTCTTCGTCATCAGCGGCTTCGTGATCTGCATGAGCGGCTGGGGGCGGCCGCTGCGCTCCTTCTTCGCCTCCCGCGTCGCCCGGCTCTACCCGGCCTACTGGGTGGCGGTCGTGCTCGTCACCCTGGTCTTCGCGCTGCCGTGGGTGGCGTACGACGCCGTCTCGCCCAGCGACGCACTGGTCAACATGACGATGCTGCAGGAGCCGGTGGGTGCCGAACGGGTCCTGGGCGTGGACTGGACGCTCTGGGTGGAACTGCGGTTCTACGTCCTCTTCGCGCTGTTCGTGGTGGTGCCCGGCGCGACGAGAGGGCGCGTCCTGGTGTTCTGCGCCGCCTGGACGCTGGCGGCGGCGATGGCCGAAGCGAGTGGGGAACCACTGCCGGCCGTCGTCCTGATGCCGGAGCACTCCGCCTTCTTCATCGGCGGCATCGGGCTGTTCCTGCTGTACCGGGACCGGCGCGACGCGGTCGCCTGGGGTGTCGTGGGCATCAGCTGGCTGATCGGCCAGAAGTACGCCGTGGACAACCTCTGGCACCCCGCGGACGTGCCGGCCTTCTCGTACCGGTCGTCGCTGGTCATCATTCTGATCGTCACGGCCGGCTTCGTGGCGGTCGGCCTCGTCGCGCTGGGACACCTCCGCTGGGCGAACTGGAGATGGCTCACCGTCGCGGGCGCGCTGACCTATCCGTTCTATCTGGTGCACGAACACCTGGGCTGGGTCACGGTCCAACTGCTGCACCGGACGTGGGGAGTGCCATCAGCCGTGACGTTCGCCGGAACGCTCACCGGGATGCTGATGCTGGCGTGGCTGCTGCACCGCTGGGTGGAACGGCCGTTGACGCCGTGGATGCGGCGGATGCTGGCGGACACGCGCCAACGATAGGTGCACCGGTACAGCGGCAGGAGGCCACAGGCCAGGGGCGGCGACGGGAGACGCGAGCCGGGACGGGCAGGGACGGACGGGCAGGGACGGACGGGCAGGGTCCCGTCGGGTACCGGTCACGGGCTGGAGGCAAGGTCACGGAGACTGCGCCCGGCAAGGCCATCCCTCACAGGGACCGATCCGGCCAACGATCCGGAGACCGGTCTCGGTCGGGGCGCCGGACGGGGACGGTTCGGTGGCTTCGGAAGGGGAGGGTACGGCGGCGCCGGAAGGGGACGGTGCGGTGCCTCGGATGCGTCGCGGGCTGTCCGGCCCGGTGGGTGGTTGGGGTTACGGCGCCGGGTGGGCGGCGCGTTGGTGGTGGCTGGTGCGTCGCGGGCCGACGGGTGTCGTTTGGGTGGGGGTTACGGCATCCGTGCTGGGGGCGGCCCCGTGGTCGGTCGTCTATCCGGTGCTGTGCGCGCCCGGGGTCGTGTTTGAAAAGCATGGCGTGGCTGGTGCCGGTGGGGGTGCGCGGAAGCACACGCGCGCCTGGGCTTCTCGACTTCCCGTTCGTCGTGGCGGGCTGTCGGTGGTGACGGTCGTGGCGGGTAGCGGCGCGACGGGCTCGTTTCTCTCCTCTTGACGGTTACCTCTTGCCCGTCACCTCTAGCCTCTCGCCGGTTGCTGGTTGCTGGTCGGTGGGGGCTGTGGACGGCTCGTGCCCGTGGAGGCCGAGGTGCCTGCCGTCGCCGGTACGCGTCGACGCCGAGGGCCGTGCCCCCTGCCAGGTGTTGCCCGCCCGGTGGCCGCGCAGGGTGGGCGTCAGGTTCTGGTTTCGGGCAGGGGTGTGGGCCCCTCCGCGTGGTGGCGAAGGGGCTGGCGCCGGTGGCTCCCGAGGGGCGGCGGCTACGTGATGTGGGCGAGGGGCTGGGGTGGGTTGGTGTAGGTGTGGCCCGTCGGTGCGGTCCAGGTGACTTCGCCGGTGTCGGGGTTGCGCTGCACCTGCCATGCGGTGCGGTGTTTCAGCAGGTGGTGGCGTCGGCACAGCGGCATCAGATTGTCCGGCTCCGTCGCCCCACCCGCTTGCGGGTTCTCGTGGTTGAAGGGCTGGATGTGGTCCAGGTCGCAGCGGTGGGCGGGCATCTGGCAGGAGGGGAAGGTACAGGTCATGTCGCGGGCGGTGACGTGGCGTTGGGTCTCGGCGGTGGGCTTGTAGGTGGTCGGATCGGTCTTGACCAGCAGCCCGGTCTTCGGGTGGGTGATCAGACGCCGCCAGATCGTGCCCGGAGCGAAAGCCACCTCCCGCACCTGCCCAGCACTGATCGGCCCGTAGCCCTTGAGCTGTCCGGGCTCCTCATCCGCCCCGATCAACGTGTCGAGGGACACCGTCACCTGCACCACCGCCGCCGACCGGCCACCCGCAGTTGCCTCTCCGGCGGGGCGGTTGACGACCAGGTCATACAGAGCGTCCACCCGCTTCTGGTTCAGCGTGCGCCCGTCATCGCCGAACGTGGCGGCGTGCGCATCGACGGCAGCATCCAACTGCGCGGCTTGCGGGGTGGGGAGGAACGCGGTCCAGGTGGCCATACCGTCCTCGGTCGCGCGGTGCCAGATCGTGCGGTCCTCCCGCCGCCGGCGATGCCGCACCTCCGCCCCCAGCGGATCCGCCTGCAGCACCGCCCGGTTCAACGCCCGCCGAGTCTGGCCGACGACTGGCCCGGCATCTTGGGCAGCACCATGCCTCCACCCGCCGGCGGCCTCCGGGTCGAGGGTGCCGGTGACCTCCGTCACCGCCTTCGCCTGCAGATAACAGATCTCCCCGCGCTCCAACAGGCCGACGGTGGTGGGGAAACGGCCCTCCAGGGCGGTGGCGACCGCCAGACGCTCCGCGGCCGTGTTCCCCGATAGCTTCAACGCACAGGCAACATCCTCACAGGCGAAGTCCCAGTCATAGTCCGCCCAGCCCATCCCATCCGGCCTCGCATCCAGAGCATCCGCCTCGATATCCGCCAGCAGACCCACCTGCTGCGCCTGAATCCAGGAGGTGTGCCGCTCCCAGGCCTTCAAAGCATCGATCCGCCCAGTCGTGGAAAGCTGACCGCGCTCCAACAGGCCGAGCATCGCCGCCGTCTGCGGACCCGGCACAGCCGACGCCAGATGCGCGGCCCACTCATCCGCCGTCACCGGCTCTCCCCGCGGGCCGGTGGTGTCCCCGGTCGTGGCCGTGTCGTCGTGGTCGAGCAGCGTGGCCTGCATGACATTCCCCCCGTCCGAATCACCCGCGTGAACTCCCGCCCTCACGCAGCGAGTTCCTACCCCCTATTTTCCGTCACGGACGGTGATGAATCCAGGTCCAGGACACGGAACCACCCGAACGAGTGAGCGAAAGCGGACCCGGGAACTCCACCCATGGCCCACACCGAACACCAGCAACGCCACCCACCACCACGGCCCTGCGACCCAGCTCGCCACGACGGCGGAGCAGCCCGACACCCCCACCGCGCCCGCTCCCGGCTTCCGCGACCCCCGACCGGGCACCACGTCACCGCCGACGCCCCACCCAGGTCATCCCCGATGCCCCACCCAGGTCATCGCTGACGCCCCACCCACAACCGGACCTCACCGCCGGACCGCCCCCGGAAGAACCTCGCCAGCCCGACCCCAGCGGCAGCCGACACCGCCCGCAGCAGCCACACCGCCACCCACCCGCGACCGCCACCACCGACAGCCCGCCACGACGAACGGGAAGCCGAGAAGCCCAGGCGCGCGTGTGCCCCCGCAACCACCCACCGGCACCAGCCACGCCATGCTTTTCAAGACGACCCCGGGCGCGCACGGCACCGGATAGACGACCGACCACGGGGCCACCCCCGACACGGATGCCGTAACCCCCACCACAACGACATCCGTCGGCCCGCGACGCACCCGCCACCACCACCGCGCCGCCCACCCGGCGCCGTAACCCCAACCCCCCACCGGGCCGCAACTCACGCCTCGGCAGCAGCCGCCACTCGTCGACCCGCCGACCCAGCACCCCGCACACCACCCCGCCGACCCGACCCGCCGCGCCCCCACCGCACCGAAGGCCGGCCGTTCCCGGCCCGTGTCTCGCACCGACGGACCCTGCCACGGATCCACCGGTCCACCGATCCACCGATCCACCGACCGGCCGTGCGCCAACCGCACACCGAACTCGGACCGCACTTGGACCAACCTCGCGCCGACCGCACACCCACCTCGCACCCACCTCGCACCGGCGGCGCGTCAGCCGCGAGCCCGCCGGCCCGGGGCCCGCCTACGTCAGCAAGTGCGGGGCGTGCGTCTCGACGGCCTGCATCAACTGCCGCTTCGACGGGTTGATCAGTGGATGGCCTGCCACGGTCACCGTTGGCACGGTTTCGTTCCCGTTCGCCACCGAGCGGACGAAGGCCGCGGCTTCCTCGTCCCGCCAGATGTTCACTTCGGTATACCGGAGCCGCGCGAAGCGCAGGCG from the Streptomyces xinghaiensis S187 genome contains:
- a CDS encoding glutaredoxin domain-containing protein, which translates into the protein MDQEVGERAGEGVVVYWRPGCPFCMKLRLRLRFARLRYTEVNIWRDEEAAAFVRSVANGNETVPTVTVAGHPLINPSKRQLMQAVETHAPHLLT
- a CDS encoding HNH endonuclease signature motif containing protein gives rise to the protein MQATLLDHDDTATTGDTTGPRGEPVTADEWAAHLASAVPGPQTAAMLGLLERGQLSTTGRIDALKAWERHTSWIQAQQVGLLADIEADALDARPDGMGWADYDWDFACEDVACALKLSGNTAAERLAVATALEGRFPTTVGLLERGEICYLQAKAVTEVTGTLDPEAAGGWRHGAAQDAGPVVGQTRRALNRAVLQADPLGAEVRHRRRREDRTIWHRATEDGMATWTAFLPTPQAAQLDAAVDAHAATFGDDGRTLNQKRVDALYDLVVNRPAGEATAGGRSAAVVQVTVSLDTLIGADEEPGQLKGYGPISAGQVREVAFAPGTIWRRLITHPKTGLLVKTDPTTYKPTAETQRHVTARDMTCTFPSCQMPAHRCDLDHIQPFNHENPQAGGATEPDNLMPLCRRHHLLKHRTAWQVQRNPDTGEVTWTAPTGHTYTNPPQPLAHIT
- a CDS encoding alpha-2,8-polysialyltransferase family protein; this translates as MPGPADRGTERDTDRDTDRVKTPGGADAGPGREAGPGAGRGRTQIFVASTLYGAATLAAALDAGCFRPSGRRLLLVSNNAATPETAPPLDTMPGFRPLRSRFDRVLSWNDTISPYHPSGWAPRPDDVPLWERQLRLLWELGDDDVEVVVESIQVNPALALAQLFPDAAVDVYADGLMSYGPTRNKIDALVGARIRRLLHLDLVPGLRPLLLTEFGVEQRIIPTAAFTSVLAEVTAAVDDDVLGVSASRASTGAASSGTASGGRAGAADAPALLLGQYLSALGILTAEEEERLHVRMLRGVAALGHHHVVFKPHPTAPARWSRMLEKEAGELGLELTVLDTPVLAEVLYERMRPALVVGCFSTALLTAAAFYRLPVARTGTELLLERLSPYQNSNRVPVTIVDALLPDLDADSAVLRGATTPALLRSGEQLTDLVTAVGYAMQAQLHPGLRPAAERYLRDHLDGYTWRYFKRRRLTSLGLPGAVPSQLAFLPRNPAVRRAVRRARTVQRRIARKRGGTR
- a CDS encoding acyltransferase family protein, whose amino-acid sequence is MTGAGSDTVRTAPPLTGASSAAAVPNAPGESDVRSDAPSTPAGPGTSDASSRAAALPGAGPESGGAGARGRPQPRLRALDGLRLVAALMVACYHYGGRDGDIGRAWGTSPADQFPTASQGFAYGSLGVQIFFVISGFVICMSGWGRPLRSFFASRVARLYPAYWVAVVLVTLVFALPWVAYDAVSPSDALVNMTMLQEPVGAERVLGVDWTLWVELRFYVLFALFVVVPGATRGRVLVFCAAWTLAAAMAEASGEPLPAVVLMPEHSAFFIGGIGLFLLYRDRRDAVAWGVVGISWLIGQKYAVDNLWHPADVPAFSYRSSLVIILIVTAGFVAVGLVALGHLRWANWRWLTVAGALTYPFYLVHEHLGWVTVQLLHRTWGVPSAVTFAGTLTGMLMLAWLLHRWVERPLTPWMRRMLADTRQR